Below is a window of Mycobacterium dioxanotrophicus DNA.
CCCGTCGCGACTGCAGGAGCCCAGCTTCAAGGACGGCTCGGCATCCAGCCAGCAGGTGACCCCGAGCGGCGCGGCCCGCACCGAGATCAGCGCCGCCATCTCCGGCGGAATGAGCGGCGGACCGACCGTCGACAACACGACCGGACAGGTGGTGGGTCTCAACGACTTCACCATCTCGGGGGAGAACCAGCCGTTCAACTTTGTCACCGATGCGGCCGCACTCCGGGCCTTCCTGGTCAAGAACAGTGTGCAGTTGGTGACTCCGGTTGCACCGGCGAAGCCGTTCCCATGGCTGTGGGTCGCGATCGGAAGCGCGTTGACCGCGGTCCTGCTCGTCGTTGCGGCGGTGTTACTGGTGTTGCGGCGCAGGGCAAAACGACGCAACCAACTGCCGGTCGACGGCGGTCAATCGCTGCAGCCGGCGCCGCAACCGGCCGTCGCGCCCGCGCCTCCCGCGGTGGTCAGTCATAACCACGATCACGCGGCGTGACCTTGGGTCAATCGCGCCGAAACTACGCTTTGTGGCGTGATTTGCGCAGAATTACGTCACAAAGCGTAGTTTCGGCGGGTCAGGAAAACGCCGCCCGGAACGCCTCCAGCGCGGCGACGCTGTCACCGGCCGCGTAGGCCTCCATGCCGATGGTTCCGCTGTATCCGATGTCGCGCAATGCCTTTGCGACGGCAGGGTAGTGAATCTCGCCGGTGCCCGGTTCACATCGCCCGGGCACGTCGGCCACTTGGATCTCGCCGATTGCAGCACCGGCCCTGCGGACGAGCTCGACGAGATTCCCCTCGCCGATCTGAGCGTGATAGAGGTCGAGCATCATCTTGACGTTGGGGTGCCCGACCGCCTCGACCAGTGCCAGCGTGTCCTTGGCGCGCGCCAGCGGAACCCCCGGATGATCGACGACGGTGTTGAGGTTCTCCAGGCAAAACGTCACGCCGGCATCGGCGCCGAGCTCGCCGAGGGCTTCCAGACCACGCTGCGCGGCCAGCCACATGTGGCCGGTCGGGCGGTGCTGGGGGTGGGCTGCTTGGCCGTCGACGAGCTCGCCGGGATGTACCACCAGGCGCGGAACATCAAGCACTGCAGCGGCTTTGATAGCCTGCTGGGCGGTGCGCACGACCTCTCGAGCTCCGTCGGGATCGTAGAGGTCGCCGTGCAGATAGCCCGTCATCGACGAGAACCGGGCCCCGGTGGCCGCGAGCGCGTCGAGTTCCTTGTCGTGAAAGCTCCAGATCTCCACCGCGAAACCGAGATCCGCGATCCGCCGGGCGCGTTCGGCGATGTCGAGATCGGTGAACACCATTTCGGCGCACACGGCCAGCTCGAAACTCATGCCGGTACCGCCTCGGTGAGCACCACCGGAG
It encodes the following:
- a CDS encoding TIM barrel protein, which translates into the protein MSFELAVCAEMVFTDLDIAERARRIADLGFAVEIWSFHDKELDALAATGARFSSMTGYLHGDLYDPDGAREVVRTAQQAIKAAAVLDVPRLVVHPGELVDGQAAHPQHRPTGHMWLAAQRGLEALGELGADAGVTFCLENLNTVVDHPGVPLARAKDTLALVEAVGHPNVKMMLDLYHAQIGEGNLVELVRRAGAAIGEIQVADVPGRCEPGTGEIHYPAVAKALRDIGYSGTIGMEAYAAGDSVAALEAFRAAFS